GTGTAGGGGAATGTAAATGACGAGCAGCACCTGACAGTGAGTCCATTCGCTGATTTGATTGACAAATAATAGCAGACGCCATTGATTGGGATTAACAATGAGTGTCTGAAGAATGGAGAGAATTCCCCCTGCTTAAGGAGTTATCTTTCACATAAGATAGTGTGATGGAGAAATCCAACGTTGTCTGAAATGTGCCAGTGCAGCCTTTGACTGGCCCAGGAAGCAGGTGTGGGAGGTCATTGTATCTTATATAATTTCATATATCTCAGTCATCATTCTTGCTTTACTCTACAGAGTTGAAAAGTGGGCAAACACATTGTAACTTAACTCTCAACCTTGTGACAGATTATATATACATGTGCTGATGATCTTTCAGAAAGGTCTAAAATCctaaatattttatgtgttttagGTCTTTTAGCACTGTTGACACTTTATTTGAATATGCCTCAAATCTTTTGAAAACTCAGTGAGGTCAAATTGAAAATATTGGTTTTGATGACCGTAAATAATAAACGTCTTATTGTGCTCCCTCTGTAGGGGACAACAATTGTAGAAGACATCAGTGTTTCCATCATGAATGAGTGGGTTGGAGTGCTGTGATAACTTGTCTGTTTTGTAACATGGCTATAATAGCCTGCATTCAATTCCAAGAGTGGTTTGGAATTGAAAGCACATTTATTGTAATACACCATCCCATTCATTGTTTGAACTTGATCTAAAATAAGTTCAAACATATTGTACATTATGTCTGTGCATAATTATGAGCAAAAGACTTTCCAGATTTTTTTTGCTGCTGTATTTTAAGTGCAAGTAGTCCTGGATCAGTGTTAACTAGAATGTGTGTTGGTAAGGTTCTACAGGTTCTGCAGGACCAAGACTGTTCACTATCCACTTGATAGATGCCAACACAGACAATCTGCCTAAAGCCCACACATGGTAAGATAAACTCTTCCTCATCTGTAATGATGCATTCTTTATTGAGTGAAGGAAATACTTCAAGAATGTGGAGCATGAGAATATTTAAACTATGCAAGGGAGGATGTTCTTGCAAGGGAGTCACAGTTTAGGAGATTAGGTATCGgtacgttgtttttttttcatttttttgttgttgacacGTACAAGCTGGAGTTAATTTTAAAGAGGTTTTCGAGTTTTATCTTTTCAAAAACTTGTCATCGAGTGTGCTTTAAATGGAATAAACTGTTTACCACGCATCTGcatgcatactgtatctcaGTCCAGAATTTGTGAACTTTTTCACTTTGTGCGAGGAACACAGCAGGTCCGTTTTTCTTTTTGATGGTTTTGGAATTGTTTAAAACATGAGTAATTGCTGCTTGTTTTTAGATTTAAGGATGCATTTCCTTTGGCGCATTCTTGCCATGAGGTTACTTGTGTTGAGTGCAGAGACCTAAAAACCCAGGTTTTATTTTCCCAGCTTTAACCGGATTGACATTCCACCTTACGAATCGTACGAGAAGCTGTTTGAGAAGCTCCTGACTGCGGTGGAGGAGACCTGTGGCTTTGCAGTGGAGTGAAGAGCTCCTCTTCAGTATGGGCTGCTTAGTGATGAGCAGTTGCCAAATCAGCCAGGAGAGGACTTCCCTGTGGGCTTCCTGCTGAGCAGTGTGGAGTAAGACGACAAGGACCGTTAGGCCTAGGAGCATGGCCCTTAAGGGCAACAGTGTGAGCGAGAGAGGCAATGCCAAGGGTTACGAACATTAACACTAAGAATTTTACAGGTATTTATTCTTTGTGTGTTTGGGGGGCAGATTTAACATGAAAGGTTTCACTAACAACATCCCTTTTCCGAATTCACAGATTTGTGCCGACTAATTGGAATCTTGGGGTTTCTAGTCCCAAAGCTTTGCTTTAGCAAATCTGGGCTGCACACCTTCAGTAAACAGAACCCCACATTTTTTGTCCACAAGAGAACTGAGATTATCTGTAAGGACAAACATACTTACTTGTAGACCTATCTGATAACAAAGCCAATCTACCTAAAGTTAATACTTGCTAAAGTACATAGTCTAAATACTTAACATATGAATTGGGAATTTCATCTTGTATGACATGTCTACTTgtgtatgtttttctttgtgtctAATTcatgatatttttatatatctagTTTCAGTACTGGAAGATGGCTTTGTACATTTTAGGCTTAAGACCAGGTATCCATTTCTTTCGTTactcatgtttgttttttaaaaaaatcactgttATTTTCACACTTAATTGCGTGTTGCGTGAAATGTATAAAAGAAAAaggtatatttttaattactaaGAGAACTAATTATGTCATGATCGAGGCTATTATAGGTCAGTCTTAGACCTCCTTGGTGACCTATGGACACAAAAGCCTAGGCAGCCCCTAATTTCTCCCAACCGTTTGGTTGGAAGTTGGAAAATCCAGATCCTATTACTATAGTGGCACTTGAACGAGGAACAATGCAGGTCTTTGCAGGTATcagatacagtaggtgaaaATGTAGATTAGAAGGGGCAGCTTTTTCATACTCCTTTACTCTCCATTTCAAGGTTTAAGCTTGGAACTTTATATGATGATTTGCACATAGGAATAGTCATATTAAACAGGTCTACTGGGAATTATTATGTGTTAATGTTTTCCCCAGTGTGTTACAATAATTGCAAAGTTGGACTGGGTGGCAAGAAATATTAACAATACTTTCCACACAACATCTGATTTTGTAAAAGGAAGAATGAAGATACCAATGGAACAAAACTACTGAAGAGACCAATACCTCTTCTGATCTGACTTGACAgtgaaatgttttctaaaactaATGTTAGTTTTATTGAGAAGCGCAGTAGTTAAGTGATTAGTAACCTCAGATGCAATTAAGTAAAAGGTGTCCGTTAATGTATCCGCATACACAGCAACTGGTAAAAGTGAGCTGTGTAAGTGGTTTGCTAGATGTACTCACTCCACCACAGCAGGCTCATGAGGGCAGCCTAGGAAGATCGTTTTCTATATTCTCAAATTTAATTAAGGTTTTGTAGATATTTTATAAGTCTTCTGAACATTGTAATACTGTGTGTTCAGTTTTAACATTACCGCTTCCAGATCAGAATCAACTATCGGGATGTGTATTCTTCGAGCTTCGATTTTAGAGTTGGTCAGTGAGACAGTGTTAAGAAATTAAATGGTGGCAGCACAGTGAGTTGGATACAGTGAACTTACTAAGCCCCTTTTCACTTTTGACTAGTTCGTTAGTACATATTCACCCAACTCTTTTAATTTTTGGCAGTCtgttttaacaatttaaaaccaaaaataaatcTTAGGTTTTGGAGTCTTAAAATacatcttcagttttttttgtgtgtgtggtaAACAAAAGGAGAGAGGAATTTACTCCCTCATTGTTTATGATAAGGACATTGTAAACTGGAGCAAAGAGCCTGGATTCTCTGGAACATACATGATTGAAACTGGTAAAATCAGAAAGACAGACTAAAGGAGGTCTAAGATTTCAATGTGCAGTGCTTGAAGTGCATGACACCATGCTTTCCtttttatattgaaaataaatgagCCAACTTCATTGTTTTAAGTGTTCTGCAAccacttgattttttttactaattattTATTACTATGTAATGTCCTTTTTTAAGTATTGCTGCTATCATtattcccttttttaaaaaaagctgattGTTTGTGAAAGCTGTACACTAATCTCTTTATTTTATGTACAAATCAAAGTAtttaaaactgctgctattatgAATTTAGATAAAACCGTAGAAGACAGACAAATGGAGTTAGCAGTGATTGAGGCTAGACCCCGGAGGTCACGTTCATGTTTGTGATATATGCAATAAAAACTGACAACTTTATATACTTGTTTTTGGGTCATCatgtcatttattttacattaatatGCTTGGAGTTGATCAGGTagcattttttattctgtttacaAAATGTTAGCACTAATACAGAATGATCAGCTGCCAGCTCACTTAAAGAGCACACACAAAACATAGTCAACAAagctaaataaatacatataacATGAACATGCACTAATGACAAACTAATTgagtgaaataaaatacaattaaaaatgtacattttgtcatttcagatttattaaaaagtgtttttgattcatatgcaacatttttcattcatttgtttttgagTAAATCTGTAAATCTCAGCATGGAGTGTAAGATTTACAATCATCatttctttaacattttctaCAAGTAGAGGGggtaaaagtaaataaaaaaaaaagaggcacGGTTGAAGAATGTGGAATTGTTCTGTTTAtccacaaaatatttaaaatgtcttgAGCTGATCAACACTAacttgttttcactttgaagAAAAGCTTTTGTGTTACTCTTGCTTTGTCTTTGTAATGCCTAAACATTTCCTACAAAGAAGTTGTAATAAAAtccaaaatacaaaagaaaataatactgaCCCAATTAACAGGAATGTTATGACATCCAGCAGGTAGTACTGGTAGAAAGCCAGATCGTGTCCGGCTGCTCTAAGGTGGCTAGCACCTTTGTAACGCATTACATACTCGATCCAAAACACAGCGAGTTCCTTGGGGGACACTGGTGTGTCCCTGTGGACCTGAGACAGCTTTTTCATATTTGTCCAATAAGATGGGTCTTCTGTAATAGTCCGAACAGCTTTGTAGATGTCATGCCTTGTCAGACGGTTAAGATTTTCTAGTATAATGGCTGCCCCTTTAACTTTAAGTCGCAGAAGATTTTCGTAGTTGTCGGCAAAAAGTGGGAATCCAATTACTGGGACTCCATGATAGATTGCTTCATAAATTCCGTTTTCTCCTCCATGTCCTATGAAGGCCTTGGTGTTGGGGTGGCTTAGGAGATCATTTTGGGGCAGCCACCTCAGAACCTTGGTGTTGTTTCCTAAAGTAGAAATTGGAGGTCCAGTGTATCTCCAGATAACTTTCTGTGGGACTTGTGCTAAGCCAGATGCTATTTCTGTGGCCACATTTTCGGGCAAGGTTTTGATTATGGTTCCTAGAGAGAAAACAACAATGCCATCTTCGCCAGCATTATCCATGAAGGCTTGAAGGTCTGGAGGCAGGGGTTTTGGAGATCTACACTGAAATCCCCCTATATAAATAGAGTTGGGCATGATTGGCCTCATAAATTCAAAAGCAAAGTCCACTTTCATCAGATAGATGTCAGCTTTTTTATAAAGTTCGTATATGCTCTCATCCGTTTCTAGATAGCGCTGACACAGTGCATTGTAAGTTGAATATATAAAGATATGGTTTAGAAAGTTTCCAAAACTGTACATGAGAACATTTTTAAGTCTTTCAAAAAATGTCATTCTGTCCGTTAACCTGGAGTGCAGCACAGGGATGTAGGAGAGAGGTGATGGAGCAATGGTGAAGTGTATGTCTTCAGTTGGCATCCACCGCCCAAAAAGTACTATCGGTAATTTTAGATGGCGTGCTATCATCAGCCCCCCTGGGTAAAATGGGTCTGCTAGGACAAGGTCAAAACTGGCATCTTTAAGTTGCTTTAGGAGTGTGTGGTTCTCAAAAACAGTTTCAATGGCAATCTTGTAGTCCTGACTAACTCTCCTGATTGAGATGAAAAGATCCCAAAATGCTGAAAGAGACTGGCTTTCTTTGTTAAAAGCGTTGTGAAGGATCCAGGAGAGAgctgttttttctctttcttccaTGGTCCTGGCTTTCTGTCCTGGGAGCTCAACTGTGATGATTTGAAAATCTGGGGACTTGTCTTCTGCGTACATGGCGTTGGAGGATCTTAACACTGTTACTTCGTGGCGTCTCCCCACGAGCTCCATTATCAGAACTTTAACGACATTCCAGTGACTCCCATCCACAGGCACTACCAATATTTTACCTGCATCCACAGgtctattatttaaaataaaaacagtgcaaaagcaACAGCAGATGAACAATGAGAAAGCGTTTTGTGCCATTCCTTTTGTTAGGTATGACCTAAGTCCCAGGTTTGGATTTTCTTGCTTGAGCACGGAACAGCACTGCCTCGTACAAGTCCTGCAGTCCTAATGGATCATGTTTTCTTTGCGTGTCTGCTTTTCAGTCCAGGAAgtcctttttttctgttctcttaACGCTCACGTGGCTAGTGTGTAAACAGAATTATCATGTTCAGTTGCACATAGTTTCAATTTTTCAGCAAACTGTCTTGACAATTTATGAATTCTGAGTCAAAGATGTGTTGTTTCCAAAACCACACCTAGTATAGAGAGTATTGCATTTGAGGGTTGTTTTTCAGCAATCAATATGTGTCCTTGTCTTCCATTGATTACAGGATAAAACTGtatattatgaaaaagaaaaaagcatgtaAATGGAGTTTTATAAACTTTAAATTAGTTTTCTCTGCAAGTCTATGTTGCTGATTATAGGTAGAAGCTCCCCATTGAGCTACAGTCATTTGTTAACTTAATTTTGGTTTGGGTTTGATGAAGCCTGCTAGCATACTAAAGTCTGTTAATGCATTTTTCCTGTCTCATgtctttcttgtttcttttctccttggATGTTTACAGAGAGTACTACTCTCTGTTCAGTTAGTTGTTAGCCAAGCTAAAAACTATTCACCAAAAGGAGCTAATCTGTCCTGCAAACAGGAAATGTACTTGGAGGGAGTGCATTATAATTTAAGATCACTGCTTCCTTTTTTTATCTTAGATTAAGCGTCCTCTCACAATCCTGACAACGTTCCCTTATCTCCCCTTTTcagaagtatttatttttacagtatgtagacaaagtttgttaaaaataaatgtatcaaaGCATAGTGAACAACTAAACCTGATGTCGAAAGTGACAGAGAAATGCACATACCTTTTAGAACATGAGGAAGAAAGTTTCACAGGTCGCAATCTCATAGTAATTACTGCAGAGCTCCAAGACAGTATTATTCAGAAGACTCTGGTCATTACCAATTAAAATTGATGAACAGCTGCAAGAAAGAGGAAAGTTATTCCTTACAtaattgttttctgattttattttttaatcctcAGTTTTTGAGTAAAGACTCTTGTTTCCGATTGAAACCTCAAAACCATATTCCCTGGAAAGGGAAATATGTTCAAATATATACtccctttaaaaaatattgaattgcAGTGATATCtcaaccaagaaaaaaaaaaacaggtacaaattcagaTCATTATAACATATATGTCAAATAAAGCAGAATAAACTAAAATCatcttaatcattttaaataattaaaacgtTCAGGGGAACACGATTCTAAGGCTTATTTCAAAGAATGCAGCAGAGTGGCAGAGGTgggaaaaacaattacaacaaaCCAAACTGGAATCCTTAACCCCCTCCCTTACTCCTGCATCGACACGTGTTTCTGCTACCAACTCCCAAGCCGGCAAAACGTTCAAGGTTAGAAAAACAGACCACGTTCTTCTGGTGAAGCCTCTTGAATAAGCAGACTATTTGCATATTTACTTGGAAATCTGTAACTGTGTGGAAGTGGCACTGAGTGCTGTTGAATTTCTGTGAAAGCAATGCAGGAGAGGAAACAATTCAACACACAGGCTTTCCATGGAGTATTTCTACAGGGGTTTTCTGTATAAAAATGAGTGTAAAGATATGATTTATTAAATTTCCACTCCATCACCCCACCCTGTTGGGTGAAGCCTAGGAACATAGGAATGCTTCCTTACATTGCTCGGAACATATTACACAGTCTTGTTTTTTATACAGTCTTGTGTTAAATAGAGATTAGGAttacacagaaactggacatcCCGGTCAAACACTTCCCCAAATCACACAAAATTGGAGCCTTTTGTAAACTGAGCATTACAAAATGAATACGTTTCAACTAAACATAATAATAGCATGCCAGTTTGAAGGAATGCTTGAGGTTGTAGTAACTGCTAGAAGTTAAATATTTAAGGCTAATTTTTTTGGCAGCACTGCTGAGTCTGTACCTACTTTGCAGCTGTCAGCGTGCTGCAAAGCCTGTTGGTCGTCTCTAACACAAGTGTTGAAAATCCCGAGGAAAATGGCACAGATCCGAGAAGAACAGCCTTGCAGCTTCCGGGAGCCTTTGGCACAAGAAAAGGACGACGCCATGGTACAAGTTTTGTCAATTCAGCAATGTCGAGCTGCTGaaaggcagacaggcagagatCAGGCCTCTTAGGTTGAGAATCGGCTGTGGGAGATGTTGGGAAGCTGGAATGCTGACAACAGCCCCAGAGGGGACAGCCATGTTTACAGTCTcataaaacaaagacaaaggaggCCATCAGAGACTAGTCAAATCCTGATGTCTGCTTTCAGAGAGTTTTCTCTCTCCAGTGGCCATGTGTCACAGCACTTAGGGATCCAGGCTGTATTTGTAATTGTCACACACGAATGGAGTAAAGTTAGGGAAAGTCATGAAGTAAAAATGATGGTGCAAATAATTAAGATATTATCACAAActggatgggggggggggcactcGCATGGAATTCAATTGAGCTCTAATACCAGTTGACATTGATAGAAGATATAAATTGACACCTTGACATCAAGGTCAAATAATAAAACACCCCTAgaccaggtgtgagcctggtcagtacctggatgggagacctcctgggaaaaactaaggttgctgctggtagaggtgttagtggggccagcagggggtgctcaccctgcggtctatgttgGTTCTAATGGCCCAggatagtgatggggacactatactgtaaacaggcgctgtccttcagatgagacgtaaaaccgaggtcctgactctctgtggtcattaaaaatcccagggcgtttctcgaaaagagtaggggtgtaaccctggcgtcctggccaaatttcccattggcccttaccgatcatggcctcctaataacccccatctatgaattggctacattactctgctctcctccccactgagagctgatgtgtggtgagcgttctggcgcactatggctgccgtcgcatcatccaggtggatgctgcacattggtggtgatggaggggagtccccattacctgtaaagcgctttgagtggagtgtccagaaaagatctatataactgtaagcaattattattattattaattagagAATAGGTCATGTCTAGTCATGCGACTTCTTTGTTGCTGGCATAGTGTAATTGCTTAGTAAAAGAACGGGCAACAACGTACAAGACACAGACTTCTTTTTACAAAACTAatggatgaaaataaaattgttcaTAATAAACATGAAAACTAGGCATATTACAGAAACCAAGCTATTATTGTCTTAATATGTATTAATATAGAGAttaaaaagactgaaaaagaaGTCTGAAATAGAAATCTTGAGTGAAGTGTTTCAGTTTCTTACTAAATATTTAGAGCATAAAGTGATTTCTTTTTTGGGAGAATTCCACTGAAAGAAGAAATATGCAATCAGTCCTAGAATTGTATAATATGGCTTTTCCATTTGTATGTGAATGATGGGTTGTCATGAATTTCAATAATATTTCTCCAGTACtgcactttatccaatactttGTTCCTCCCAaatattcacatttattttgaactttgaaataagaacaaaaacgGGACCAGGCAGGAAGCTTGCATGTACATCAGCAGCTTTTGTTTCTCTTATGTttttctacatacagtaagttgaAAATACAAAACTCCTGAGCTGAAATCTATCATTCAAACGTCACTCTGTCTTAAAAGAATTTAAGCATtgaaacaattgttttttgAATGTTATTTCAATGGTGACGGagaaatgtgtgtttgggtgttTTGTATCAAgggtcatacagtacattgtattcTCTGTCCAATGTGATTACAGCGGTCTTTCACCACTAGAATGTTATGACAGACCTTGGGAAGCAAAAGGAATAACATGAACAAGACTGTGATCAGATCTGGTTGATGATTCAGATGCTCTCATACTTATTTCAGCCCACACAAAATCTGTATTCATTGCTTTCCTTTTGTATTCATCATAAGAGTTGGCCACCAcacactttgtttaaaaaaaaacaaggtcagTATCTCCCCAGAAAGGCAGAAAAGATGCTGTCTCCCTCTACAAGttcatattttcaaattaaactgcaacactaatTTCTCATAATATACAGAACATATGGGTGAACACATTTCATATTATTGCCACCTTTCATATTTTTAGAAAGACAAGAGGAAACAGCTGGCATATTTATTCTGCCATAGACAAATGTTACATCTCAATTACTGAGAAATTATGATCATGGGGACACTGTCAGTGTACTGTAGCCAGGCAGTATCTGGGCTTGTGGCAGATGCCTGGATTGACTTTATTAAAGCAAGTTGCATGGGACCTGAGGTTTTTGGGGTAAATTACCCAGTGAAGCAAGGCTGTAAGCTGATCCAGAAAAACAAAGATTCCTGCTGTGTGTATctgaattgaattatttttggCAGTCTTACCATCCCAGTGCAGTGTGGAAAAAGAAGC
This sequence is a window from Lepisosteus oculatus isolate fLepOcu1 chromosome 19, fLepOcu1.hap2, whole genome shotgun sequence. Protein-coding genes within it:
- the LOC102685880 gene encoding UDP-glucuronosyltransferase 2A2-like — translated: MAQNAFSLFICCCFCTVFILNNRPVDAGKILVVPVDGSHWNVVKVLIMELVGRRHEVTVLRSSNAMYAEDKSPDFQIITVELPGQKARTMEEREKTALSWILHNAFNKESQSLSAFWDLFISIRRVSQDYKIAIETVFENHTLLKQLKDASFDLVLADPFYPGGLMIARHLKLPIVLFGRWMPTEDIHFTIAPSPLSYIPVLHSRLTDRMTFFERLKNVLMYSFGNFLNHIFIYSTYNALCQRYLETDESIYELYKKADIYLMKVDFAFEFMRPIMPNSIYIGGFQCRSPKPLPPDLQAFMDNAGEDGIVVFSLGTIIKTLPENVATEIASGLAQVPQKVIWRYTGPPISTLGNNTKVLRWLPQNDLLSHPNTKAFIGHGGENGIYEAIYHGVPVIGFPLFADNYENLLRLKVKGAAIILENLNRLTRHDIYKAVRTITEDPSYWTNMKKLSQVHRDTPVSPKELAVFWIEYVMRYKGASHLRAAGHDLAFYQYYLLDVITFLLIGSVLFSFVFWILLQLLCRKCLGITKTKQE